A section of the Arabiibacter massiliensis genome encodes:
- a CDS encoding threonine/serine dehydratase, which translates to MAMDLTRRQVLKLGGIAALGCALGGSATLSGCAAPVPAGTAVSSGELSYELVQEAARVLDGVVIPTPLVPSTVKTGVSNLFFKLENLQRTNSFKLRGSYFKIGSLGDEERSRGIATCSAGNHAQGVAYAARDLGIQATIFIPSIAPQEKVDRTRAYGVDVRVVEGMFEDAKAAAEAFVEESGAVYVPPYDDYAVMAGQGTIACEILAERDDVDAIVVPVGGGGLISGIACAAKAVKPSIKVYGVESEGAPSMRASLDAGEAVSVQTKESLADGIDVARPGDKTFPVVRELVDDVLVVSEGQIADAVRELASQQKLVAEGAGAVSVAAVMAGLVPVGADSNVVCVVSGGNMDDQVLADLLEG; encoded by the coding sequence ATGGCTATGGATTTGACGCGGCGGCAGGTTCTCAAGCTGGGCGGCATCGCGGCGCTCGGCTGCGCGCTCGGCGGATCGGCGACGCTTTCGGGCTGCGCGGCACCGGTGCCCGCCGGCACGGCCGTCTCTTCCGGCGAGCTGAGCTACGAGCTGGTACAGGAGGCCGCGCGCGTCCTCGACGGGGTGGTCATCCCCACGCCGCTCGTGCCCTCCACGGTGAAGACCGGCGTCTCCAACCTGTTCTTCAAGCTGGAGAACCTGCAGCGCACGAACTCGTTCAAGCTGCGGGGTTCCTACTTCAAGATCGGCAGCTTGGGCGACGAGGAGCGCTCGCGCGGCATCGCCACCTGCTCGGCCGGCAACCACGCGCAGGGCGTGGCCTACGCCGCGCGCGATCTCGGCATCCAGGCCACCATCTTCATCCCCTCGATCGCGCCCCAGGAGAAGGTCGACCGCACGCGCGCCTACGGCGTGGACGTGCGCGTCGTGGAGGGCATGTTCGAGGACGCGAAGGCTGCCGCCGAGGCGTTCGTGGAGGAGTCGGGCGCCGTCTACGTGCCTCCCTACGACGACTACGCCGTCATGGCCGGCCAGGGCACGATCGCCTGCGAGATCCTCGCCGAGCGCGACGACGTGGACGCCATCGTGGTGCCGGTGGGCGGCGGCGGGCTCATCTCGGGCATCGCCTGCGCGGCGAAGGCCGTCAAGCCCTCGATCAAGGTATACGGTGTGGAGTCGGAGGGCGCGCCCAGCATGCGCGCGTCGCTCGACGCGGGGGAGGCCGTGAGCGTCCAGACGAAGGAGTCGCTCGCCGACGGTATCGACGTGGCGCGCCCGGGCGACAAGACGTTCCCGGTGGTGCGGGAGCTCGTCGACGACGTGCTCGTGGTGAGCGAGGGTCAGATAGCCGATGCCGTGAGGGAGCTTGCGAGCCAGCAGAAGCTGGTCGCGGAGGGCGCCGGCGCCGTGAGCGTGGCCGCCGTCATGGCCGGGCTCGTGCCGGTCGGGGCCGACTCCAACGTCGTCTGCGTCGTCTCGGGCGGCAACATGGACGACCAGGTGCTCGCCGACCTCCTGGAAGGCTAG
- a CDS encoding DUF2779 domain-containing protein, whose protein sequence is MGLSKSKYCQGVQCAKMLWLQRHKPEEADDSCMNQAVLDTGNLVGDLAMGYYGPFIEVPYADDKQLMLDETQRLLAAGERVIAEASFAFEGNFCSVDILLAEDDGVRIVEVKSSTHCKPVYLHDMAYQRYVVSSCGLNVKSVSLMHLDRTYVRHGELDLHRLFAVEDHTDEVIAMQEGIPAAIERLRTVMEQDEEPELGFGMQCGDPYPCAFKAYCWREVPKPSVFDLWNMRKSTKFALYESGTVTLADVLDAGAILTPFQMRQAMAEALGIPRFFDADAVGVFLDTLSYPLYHLDFETYQQAVPLWDGVSPFQQIPFQCSLHIEREPGELEHREFLAKEGEDPRRAIAERLCADIPADACVLAYNQSFEKGRLRELAGLFPDLADHLLAICGNVRDLMEPFAKGACYDRAMGGSCSIKAVLPALCPDDPELDYHALEGVRNGGEAMQAYATLHERSPEEIAQVRAQLLAYCRLDTLAMVKVLDVLREGCREDVLGRRGSGEAFAVCAGPDAHAGW, encoded by the coding sequence ATGGGATTGTCGAAATCGAAATATTGCCAGGGCGTGCAGTGCGCGAAGATGCTGTGGCTTCAGCGGCACAAGCCCGAGGAGGCCGACGACTCGTGCATGAACCAAGCCGTCCTGGACACGGGAAACCTTGTGGGCGACCTGGCCATGGGCTACTACGGCCCCTTCATCGAGGTGCCTTACGCCGACGACAAGCAGCTCATGCTCGACGAGACGCAGCGGCTCCTCGCGGCGGGGGAGCGCGTCATCGCCGAGGCGTCGTTCGCCTTCGAGGGCAACTTCTGCAGCGTGGACATCCTGCTGGCGGAGGACGACGGCGTGCGCATCGTGGAGGTGAAGAGCTCCACGCATTGCAAGCCCGTCTACCTGCACGACATGGCCTACCAGCGCTACGTGGTGTCTTCGTGCGGCCTGAACGTGAAGAGCGTGTCGCTCATGCACTTAGACAGAACCTACGTGCGCCACGGCGAGCTCGACCTGCATCGGCTGTTCGCGGTGGAGGACCATACCGACGAGGTCATAGCCATGCAGGAGGGCATTCCCGCCGCCATCGAGCGCCTGCGCACCGTCATGGAGCAGGACGAGGAGCCCGAGCTGGGCTTCGGCATGCAATGCGGCGATCCGTACCCGTGCGCGTTCAAGGCGTACTGCTGGCGCGAAGTGCCCAAGCCCAGCGTGTTCGACCTGTGGAACATGCGCAAATCGACGAAATTCGCGCTCTACGAGTCGGGTACGGTGACGCTTGCCGACGTGCTCGACGCGGGCGCGATCCTCACGCCTTTCCAGATGCGCCAGGCGATGGCCGAGGCGCTCGGCATCCCGCGCTTCTTCGACGCGGACGCCGTGGGCGTGTTCCTCGACACGCTGTCGTACCCTCTCTATCACCTGGACTTCGAAACGTACCAGCAGGCGGTGCCGCTGTGGGACGGCGTGTCGCCTTTCCAACAGATCCCCTTCCAGTGCTCGCTGCATATCGAGCGCGAGCCGGGCGAGCTGGAGCATCGCGAGTTCCTGGCGAAGGAGGGCGAGGACCCGCGCCGCGCCATCGCCGAGCGCCTGTGCGCCGACATCCCGGCCGACGCGTGCGTGCTCGCCTACAACCAGTCGTTCGAGAAGGGCCGTCTGCGCGAGCTGGCCGGACTCTTCCCCGACCTGGCCGACCATCTCTTGGCGATCTGCGGCAACGTCCGCGACCTCATGGAGCCCTTCGCCAAAGGCGCGTGCTACGACCGCGCGATGGGCGGCTCGTGCTCCATCAAGGCGGTGCTGCCCGCGCTTTGCCCCGACGACCCGGAGCTCGACTACCATGCGCTCGAGGGCGTCCGCAACGGCGGCGAGGCCATGCAGGCCTACGCGACGCTGCACGAGCGCAGCCCTGAGGAGATCGCCCAGGTGCGCGCCCAGCTTCTGGCGTACTGCCGCCTGGACACCCTCGCCATGGTGAAGGTGCTCGACGTCCTGCGCGAGGGATGCCGGGAGGACGTATTGGGTCGCCGCGGCTCTGGCGAAGCCTTCGCCGTATGCGCGGGCCCGGACGCGCATGCAGGATGGTAG
- a CDS encoding DUF3796 domain-containing protein translates to MFKMNSLSWMYGFIGCLGLIGFTTDQPWALLSFGFFANFSNYWWYKMLGPVDSPFAQFDERLVADRTRAASKTFMWGIMGIFLASVAVSLAFSDPVVLYRAELLIIAFGYALTVNAWAFLTYRYDRQGA, encoded by the coding sequence ATGTTCAAGATGAACTCGCTCTCGTGGATGTACGGATTCATCGGATGCCTCGGATTGATCGGGTTCACCACCGACCAGCCATGGGCGCTTCTGAGCTTCGGCTTCTTCGCCAACTTCTCGAACTACTGGTGGTACAAGATGCTCGGCCCCGTCGACTCGCCGTTCGCCCAATTCGACGAGCGCCTCGTCGCCGACCGCACGCGCGCCGCCTCCAAGACGTTCATGTGGGGCATCATGGGCATCTTCCTAGCCAGCGTGGCCGTTTCGCTCGCCTTCTCCGACCCCGTCGTGCTCTACCGCGCCGAGCTGCTCATCATCGCGTTCGGGTACGCGCTCACGGTGAACGCCTGGGCCTTCCTCACCTACCGCTACGACCGGCAGGGGGCCTGA
- a CDS encoding helix-turn-helix transcriptional regulator, whose product MSGFKSNVRVFRQARDMTQDELAQRVGARRETIVRLESAKYNPSLELAARIAHVLGTSLEELFEFDFAPETAAQRQFHENAQPRRA is encoded by the coding sequence GTGTCCGGCTTCAAAAGCAACGTGCGCGTGTTCCGTCAAGCACGCGACATGACGCAGGACGAGCTGGCCCAGAGGGTTGGTGCCCGCCGCGAGACCATCGTGCGCCTGGAGAGCGCGAAGTACAACCCCTCACTCGAGCTGGCCGCGCGCATCGCGCACGTGCTGGGCACCTCCCTTGAGGAGCTGTTCGAGTTCGACTTCGCGCCCGAGACCGCCGCCCAGCGCCAATTCCACGAGAACGCGCAGCCCCGGCGCGCGTGA
- a CDS encoding metallophosphoesterase — protein MTKTLVVGDTHLKQKIVLPRVDALVERHGAGRIVLLGDYCDEWHSTDDQLMDALYFLADWVDETRASGVQVDVLLGNHDYQYLMGQEGPGTHMRMVREVRELLGDLDPAIAAEVDGFLLTHAGVTDSWAERYLDEPGFAMTACDQLNALFEGGAQEDREALFTCGAGRGGWDVPGPLWADLSELSDDPCAGFDQIVGHTPVSTCGLVPMPPADALGESRKLAACDTFSLASSLWPIGDASMLLVEDGRLTVVGGEEGPALTPWGYAVLDWTRSLF, from the coding sequence ATGACGAAGACGCTGGTGGTGGGGGATACCCACCTGAAGCAGAAGATCGTGCTGCCGCGCGTGGATGCGCTGGTGGAGCGGCACGGGGCGGGCCGCATCGTGCTTCTGGGCGATTACTGCGACGAATGGCACTCGACCGACGACCAGCTGATGGACGCGCTCTACTTCCTCGCCGACTGGGTGGACGAGACGCGGGCGTCGGGCGTGCAGGTGGACGTGCTGCTGGGCAACCACGACTACCAGTACCTCATGGGCCAGGAGGGCCCGGGCACGCATATGCGCATGGTGCGGGAGGTGCGCGAGCTGCTGGGAGACCTCGATCCCGCCATAGCCGCCGAGGTGGACGGTTTTTTGCTCACGCACGCGGGGGTCACCGATAGCTGGGCGGAGCGGTACCTGGACGAGCCCGGCTTCGCCATGACGGCGTGCGATCAGCTGAACGCGCTGTTCGAGGGCGGTGCGCAGGAAGACCGCGAGGCGCTGTTCACGTGCGGCGCGGGGCGCGGAGGCTGGGACGTGCCGGGGCCTTTGTGGGCCGACCTGAGCGAGCTTTCGGATGATCCGTGCGCGGGGTTCGACCAGATAGTGGGCCACACGCCGGTGAGCACCTGCGGCCTGGTGCCGATGCCGCCTGCGGATGCGCTCGGCGAGAGCCGCAAGCTGGCAGCCTGCGACACCTTCTCGCTCGCCAGCTCGCTCTGGCCCATCGGCGACGCGAGCATGCTCTTGGTGGAAGATGGCAGGTTGACGGTCGTCGGCGGCGAGGAGGGCCCCGCCCTCACGCCCTGGGGATACGCCGTCCTCGACTGGACCCGCTCGCTCTTTTAG
- a CDS encoding metallophosphoesterase, whose amino-acid sequence MSDIHGEREAFEDALSVVDFSDERTLLVLCGDYLDRFHLRPEFLTYIREFQERHEGQVVVLMGNHEDAYLEELGRASDPLFSDANGIVEMRTWALSRPSTRRRCAGCVSFRCIMRLTRRFLSMRG is encoded by the coding sequence ATGAGCGATATACACGGGGAGCGGGAGGCGTTCGAGGACGCGCTTTCGGTGGTGGACTTCTCGGACGAGCGCACCTTGCTGGTGCTGTGCGGCGACTACCTCGACCGGTTCCACCTGCGTCCCGAATTCCTCACGTACATCCGGGAGTTCCAGGAACGCCATGAGGGCCAGGTGGTGGTGCTCATGGGGAACCACGAGGACGCGTACTTGGAGGAGCTGGGGCGGGCGTCGGATCCGCTGTTCTCGGACGCGAACGGGATAGTGGAGATGCGGACGTGGGCGCTCAGCCGGCCCTCGACGCGCCGACGCTGCGCTGGCTGCGTCAGCTTCCGCTGTATTATGAGACTGACGCGCAGATTTTTGTCCATGCGGGGATAG